The following coding sequences lie in one Oncorhynchus gorbuscha isolate QuinsamMale2020 ecotype Even-year linkage group LG10, OgorEven_v1.0, whole genome shotgun sequence genomic window:
- the LOC124045250 gene encoding cytochrome P450 1B1-like, translating to MALLDTEFGVKGSSIIREWSGQVQPALVASFVFLFCLEACLWVRNLRLKRRLPGPFAWPVVGNAMQLGQMPHITFSKLAKKYGNVYQIRLGCNNIVVLNGDTAIQEALVQHSTEFAGRPNFVSFQSVSGGNSMTFSNYSKQWRTHRKIAQSTIRAFYSANSQTKKAFEQHVVAEATELIEAFLKLSADGQFFNPAHELTVAAANVICALCFGKRYGHDDMEFRTLLGSVDRFGETVGAGSLVDVMPWLQYFPNPVRSVYQSFKDLNKEFFTFVRDKVVEHRETFDPEVTRDMSDAIIQVIDKAGHDTGLTEAHTEGTVSDLIGAGLDTVSTCLHWMLLLLAKYPNIQTRLQEQIDKVVGRDRLPCIEDKASLAYLDAVIYETMRYTSFVPLTIPHSTTSDVTIEGFHIPKDTVVFINQWSVNHNPLKWKDPHLFDPLRFLDENGTLDKDLTNSVLIFSAGKRRCIGDQIAKVEVFLFSAILIHQCSFENNPSQDLSLDCSYGLTLKPLNYKISVKLRGELLNAA from the coding sequence ATGGCACTGCTGGACACAGAGTTTGGGGTGAAGGGCAGCAGCATCATCAGAGAGTGGAGTGGACAGGTCCAGCCAGCTCTGGTCGCCTCCTttgttttcctcttctgtctAGAAGCCTGTCTATGGGTCAGGAATCTCAGACTCAAGAGAAGGCTGCCAGGACCCTTTGCCTGGCCGGTGGTGGGCAATGCCATGCAGCTGGGGCAGATGCCTCATATCACCTTCTCCAAGCTGGCAAAGAAGTACGGCAACGTGTATCAGATACGACTGGGCTGCAACAACATAGTGGTGCTCAATGGAGACACAGCCATACAAGAAGCCTTGGTGCAACACAGCACAGAGTTTGCAGGCAGACCCAACTTTGTGTCTTTTCAGTCAGTGTCTGGTGGTAACAGCATGACATTCTCTAACTACAGCAAACAGTGGAGGACCCACCGGAAGATCGCTCAGTCCACCATTAGAGCTTTCTACTCTGCCAACAGCCAGACCAAAAAAGCATTTGAACAGCACGTTGTTGCAGAGGCTACTGAGCTCATTGAAGCTTTCCTCAAACTCAGTGCTGATGGACAGTTTTTCAACCCTGCTCACGAACTGACAGTAGCTGCTGCAAATGTAATCTGTGCACTGTGCTTTGGAAAGCGTTACGGCCATGATGACATGGAGTTTAGAACCCTTCTGGGCAGTGTGGACAGGTTTGGAGAGACGGTGGGAGCTGGCAGCTTGGTCGATGTCATGCCCTGGCTTCAATATTTCCCAAATCCTGTCCGCAGTGTCTACCAGAGCTTCAAAGACCTCAATAAAGAGTTTTTCACCTTTGTGAGAGACAAGGTGGTGGAGCACAGGGAGACGTTTGACCCTGAAGTGACCCGGGACATGAGTGATGCCATTATTCAGGTAATTGACAAGGCAGGCCATGATACCGGGTTGACGGAGGCCCACACAGAAGGGACTGTGTCCGATCTGATTGGTGCGGGACTGGATACTGTGTCAACTTGCCTTCATTGGATGCTCCTTTTATTGGCAAAATACCCCAACATCCAAACCAGACTGCAGGAGCAGATTGACAAAGTGGTAGGCCGTGACAGGCTGCCCTGTATTGAGGACAAAGCCAGCCTGGCTTACCTAGATGCTGTTATCTATGAGACCATGCGCTATACCAGCTTTGTACCCCTCACCATCCCACACTCCACCACATCAGATGTCACCATCGAAGGCTTCCACATCCCCAAAGACACAGTGGTCTTCATTAACCAGTGGTCTGTCAACCACAACCCTTTAAAGTGGAAGGACCCACATCTTTTTGACCCCTTACGGTTCCTCGATGAAAATGGTACCCTTGACAAGGACCTGACCAACAGTGTGTTGATATTCTCAGCAGGGAAGAGGCGATGTATCGGTGACCAGATCGCCAAAGTGGAGGTTTTTTTATTTTCTGCTATTTTGATTCACCAGTGCAGCTTTGAGAATAACCCAAGTCAGGACCTCTCCTTAGACTGCTCCTATGGGTTAACACTGAAGCCCCTAAACTACAAGATCTCTGTCAAGCTCAGAGGAGAATTACTTAATGCGGCATAA
- the LOC124046422 gene encoding cytochrome P450 1B1-like: MALLDTEFGVKGSSIIREWSGQVQPALVASLVFLFCLEACLWVRNLRLKRRLPGPFAWPVVGNAMQLGQMPHITFSKLAKKYGNVYQIRLGCNNIVVLNGDTAIREALVQHSTEFAGRPNFVSFQMISGGRSLTFTNYSKQWKMHRKIVQSTIRAFSSANSQTKKAFEHHVLGECMDLVQVFLRMSADGRYFNPSHEFTVAAANVICALCFGKRYGHDDIEFRTLLGRMDRFGETVGAGSLVDVMPWLQNFPNPVRSIYQNFKHINEEFFAFVKDKVMQHRETFRPDVTRDMSDAIINEIEHRNDSGLAKDFVEGTVTDLIGAGQETMSTIFQWILLLLIKYPNIQTRLQEQIDKVVGRDRLPCIEDKASLSYLDAVIYETMRYTSFVPLTIPHSTTSDVTIEGFHIPKDTVVFINQWSVNHNPLKWKDPHLFDPSRFLNENGALDKDLTNSVMIFSTGKRRCIGDQIAKVETFLFTAVLLHQCTFESNPSEALTLDCSYGLTLKPLHYTITTKLRGKLLGLVSPA; encoded by the coding sequence ATGGCACTGCTGGACACAGAGTTTGGGGTGAAGGGCAGCAGCATCATCAGAGAATGGAGTGGACAGGTCCAGCCAGCTCTGGTCGCCTCCCttgttttcctcttctgtctAGAAGCCTGTCTATGGGTCAGGAATCTCAGACTCAAGAGAAGGCTGCCAGGACCCTTTGCCTGGCCGGTGGTGGGCAATGCCATGCAGCTGGGGCAGATGCCTCATATCACCTTCTCCAAGCTGGCAAAGAAGTACGGCAACGTGTATCAGATACGACTGGGCTGCAACAACATAGTGGTGCTCAATGGAGACACAGCAATACGAGAAGCCTTGGTTCAACACAGTACAGAGTTTGCAGGCAGACCCAACTTTGTGTCTTTTCAGATGATTTCAGGAGGCAGGAGCTTGACTTTCACTAACTACAGCAAACAGTGGAAAATGCACAGGAAAATTGTACAATCTACCATTAGAGCGTTCTCCTCTGCCAACAGCCAGACCAAGAAAGCATTTGAGCACCACGTTTTGGGAGAATGTATGGATCTTGTGCAGGTATTTCTGAGAATGAGTGCAGATGGACGATATTTTAATCCCTCTCATGAATTTACAGTAGCTGCTGCAAATGTAATCTGTGCACTGTGCTTTGGAAAACGTTATGGCCATGATGACATTGAGTTTAGAACCCTTCTGGGCAGAATGGACAGGTTTGGAGAGACGGTGGGGGCTGGCAGCTTGGTGGATGTCATGCCCTGGCTTCAGAATTTCCCAAATCCTGTCCGCAGCATCTACCAGAATTTCAAACATATAAACGAGGAGTTTTTTGCCTTTGTGAAAGATAAAGTGATGCAGCACAGAGAAACCTTCAGGCCTGACGTGACGCGTGACATGAGTGATGCCATCATTAACGAGATTGAGCACAGAAATGACAGTGGACTGGCCAAAGACTTTGTTGAAGGAACAGTCACAGACCTCATTGGAGCTGGCCAAGAAACAATGTCAACCATTTTCCAATGGATTCTCCTGCTTTTGATTAAATACCCCAACATCCAAACCAGGCTGCAGGAGCAGATTGACAAAGTGGTAGGCCGTGACAGGCTGCCCTGTATTGAGGACAAAGCCAGCCTGTCTTACCTAGATGCTGTTATCTATGAGACCATGCGCTATACCAGCTTTGTACCCCTCACCATCCCACACTCCACCACCTCAGATGTCACCATCGAAGGCTTCCACATCCCCAAAGACACAGTGGTCTTCATCAACCAGTGGTCCGTCAACCACAACCCTTTAAAGTGGAAGGACCCACATCTCTTTGACCCCTCACGTTTCCTCAATGAAAATGGTGCCCTTGACAAGGACCTGACCAACAGCGTCATGATCTTCTCTACTGGTAAGAGACGATGTATTGGCGACCAGATTGCCAAGGTggaaacatttttatttacagcCGTCTTGCTTCACCAGTGTACCTTTGAGAGCAACCCATCAGAGGCCCTGACCCTTGACTGTTCCTATGGGCTCACACTGAAGCCTCTCCACTACACCATCACAACCAAGCTCAGGGGGAAGCTGCTCGGTCTGGTGTCCCCAGCATAA